The following are encoded in a window of Alkalispirillum mobile genomic DNA:
- a CDS encoding rolling circle replication-associated protein, translated as MKQAVITSARLHCETLPSGFRAAMVTLTYAHDDQWSPRHISELIKRARQWLKRRRLRLRYTWVLELTRRGRPHYHIMLWLPRRVRLPKPDKAGWWPHGLTRIEWARNAVGYLAKYASKDIEGALPKGARIHGNGGLNDAARAERAWWLCPAYVRERCEPADLPRRCPGGGWWLKGTGEWFPSAWRLLGFEGGTVVIVPREMAA; from the coding sequence ATGAAACAGGCGGTCATCACCTCGGCCCGTCTGCACTGCGAGACCCTGCCGAGTGGCTTCCGCGCGGCGATGGTCACGCTGACCTACGCCCACGACGACCAGTGGTCGCCCCGGCACATCTCCGAGCTGATCAAACGCGCCCGGCAGTGGCTCAAGCGCCGCCGTCTGCGGCTGCGCTACACCTGGGTTCTGGAGCTGACCCGCCGCGGCCGGCCGCACTACCACATCATGCTCTGGCTCCCCCGCCGGGTGCGCCTGCCCAAGCCGGACAAGGCCGGCTGGTGGCCCCACGGGCTGACCCGCATCGAGTGGGCCCGCAACGCGGTGGGCTACCTGGCCAAGTACGCCAGCAAGGACATAGAGGGAGCGCTCCCCAAGGGGGCACGCATCCACGGCAATGGCGGACTGAACGACGCGGCCCGTGCCGAGCGGGCGTGGTGGCTGTGCCCGGCCTACGTGCGCGAGCGCTGCGAGCCGGCCGACCTGCCGCGCCGCTGCCCTGGTGGTGGGTGGTGGCTCAAGGGTACGGGTGAATGGTTCCCCTCGGCGTGGCGGTTACTCGGGTTCGAGGGTGGCACGGTGGTCATCGTGCCTCGGGAGATGGCGGCATGA